GTCTGTGAAGACATGCAACTTCTTTAAGAGTTCTAATGATACAAACAGCCAAAGTTTGGATATATTACAAGGTGTTGTTAATTTGCTGCCTATTGGCGAAAATGCTAGCAAGATCATACCTGTTGGGTTTTACTTTTCTTTGCTTTCAAAGTGTCTGGAACTTGGCCTCACAAGTGATACTATTGTTGCAAAGTTAAAAGATTTAATAGTGTCTCTGTTAAATACAGCTTTTGTTGAGGATTTTCTTCTCCCAACAATTGAGACAGGTTCATTCTCTTCCAGCTTTGAATTGGCTACTATGGAGAGCATATTCTCTTCGTATGTGTCAGTTATAGGCTCGAACGATACCCCATTGCCAAGTAAGTCTATTGTTGCAGAATTATGGGACATGTATCTTGCTCATGTAGCTACTGATCCAGTAATGAGCACCAAAAGATTCACGGATCTTATTGAGATTGTACCGATGTCTAGAAGGCATAACCATGACTATCTTTACAGGGCACTGAATACCTTCCTTCAGGTAAACCATCCTTGAAAACTTTTCCTTGATTTCATCTAGAGTTCTGATAATTATTAGAGCAATACTGTAATGGAATTTTCATAATTACAAGTTTCTGTTGGATTTATTCAGGCGCACCTTCAGTTGTCTGAAGAAGAAAGAGAAACGATATGCAAAGACCTTAAATGCCAGAAAATGTCACAAGATATTTGTGTTGAAGTAGTTCAAAACGAGTTGATGCCACTGCGGTTGATTGTCCAGGCACTTTATGTTCAGCAACGAAGCACTCACCAAGCGCTCCAAGACTGCTCAGACTCCTTCAGGTACACGGTTTCTACCAAATTCTCAGAAAGCTTGTCAAGAAGCCAAATTTTAAGTGCAAGTCCATATGTCAATGGAGAGGAAACATGCGGTAGAACCCTAAGTTTTTTTCTGCAGAGAGATTTAGCTATTGAAAGCTCTGAGGCCTCAATGAATGACTACAACATAACAACTTGCAGAATTCAGAATATTGAAGAAGAAATTCTAACATTAAAAGAGAAAATTGAAGTGCAGAACTTCTCAAAGAGAATAAACAAGCCGATTTCAGAAAATGTACAGAGCTTAAAACCACATTGTCTTGGAGCAAGAACGTTGAGCAAGAAGAGAAATCCAACTGGACACATGACAGGTTGCATAGGCTCTCTGAATTTTACATCTCAAAGAAAGTACGCCAATAGTTTACTTAAGGTATTCAAAAGCTTACATTTGCTAGGAAGCAAAAAATTGAAGAAAAAGCCCCGCGCCCCAAGCCTATGGTCAAGATAAATGTAACATGTCAATCATGTAATTATTTCAGTATAAGAATCCGCAAAGTTGAGAAGTATGAACTTTTACTTGCATCAGTAGTAGATGAAAAACCTACAACAAATGATAGGATTTACTGTAATTCAGCTCTGCAGAAGTGGGAACTGTAGCTATAAAACGtcgttaacatgttaatatatGATTAAGACTGACAAATGTAAGAGCAACAAATTAGCTATTTGGTTTGAATTTTGAAAGGTTTCCAAGTTCCAAGCTCTCCATGTACTTGAATTGAGCTCTTTTTAATTATAAGAAGAAAACATCAGCATAACATATTAATATCAATCAGTAAAGACATATCAGTTGTCTGCAATTTTAGTCTAAAATTTCATGATCACTTGCCTTGAGGTGTTGAACATTGATGGTGTTCTTGCAATGAGGGACGGTCACAAGATTTGGCTCAACATCACCAATTTGAATTACTTTGGCCATTGCTTGTTGATCTTCTTCAGAAACTCTGCTTTCAAATTTTGTCATTTTAATCTTAACCATCAGTTTTGAATTAAAGAAAATGAAGGGGTGTTCTACCTGCAACAGAATCTTGCtacaattttaatattttgaataaaaattaCACATCTTCATAAGTGGTATCTTTATAATATAGAATTTTTCCTTGAGCATCAAATAATTAACTTAGCTCTGTCCAAGTAACTGGCATATGAGGTGAATATTGTGCAGACATTTCCGAGACTGGAAAGCTATGAGGTCCTGGTTGCATTGAAGGATGGCGATCAGAAACCGGTGTTGTACTGTTGTGTATGTGATAACACTTCCGGTATTCATGTTTCTGTGATCATTTATGTGCATCTAGCATTACGCATAAAAAAAGTTTCAAACGGTAAATATGTTACAAAAGAAACACTGTTAGACTGCTATAAATGTTTGTAATCTTTAAAGATCAACACTGAAGTACAACTGGACTTTCAGTTATTCAATCTCAACAAAAGGTAAGTGAATAACCAAAAGGTTGGAAATTTTTTCCAATGAAAACAAGAATTACCAAAAAGGGAATGAagaaaaagtatatatatacaataCTAATCAGATAAGTGTTGCATCTATTTCCACTAGCAGAGGATCTCACATCTACGAGGAGATGAAGATGGA
The sequence above is drawn from the Apium graveolens cultivar Ventura chromosome 2, ASM990537v1, whole genome shotgun sequence genome and encodes:
- the LOC141706635 gene encoding BTB/POZ domain-containing protein At5g48130-like; the encoded protein is MDSGSSKRSYSLHSSPFSSPKVSALLKIKILSWSQESGLPISIRVHVADRTFNLHKYPLFSKSRYLNRKLRDSNEVELPKDFPGGPETFEMIALFIYGASTLVNPFNVAALRCAAEFLELREEHNSRNLCDRFDIYLNQVALQNWNDTLIVLRKCETLLPWAEELRIVSRCIESLAFMACMEILDPERRRDQPVVTLEALASQAWSLQIVEEIVDFWIKDLIALPLRFFERIINSLRRQGMREKYVAPIILFYANKWVLSVKTCNFFKSSNDTNSQSLDILQGVVNLLPIGENASKIIPVGFYFSLLSKCLELGLTSDTIVAKLKDLIVSLLNTAFVEDFLLPTIETGSFSSSFELATMESIFSSYVSVIGSNDTPLPSKSIVAELWDMYLAHVATDPVMSTKRFTDLIEIVPMSRRHNHDYLYRALNTFLQAHLQLSEEERETICKDLKCQKMSQDICVEVVQNELMPLRLIVQALYVQQRSTHQALQDCSDSFRYTVSTKFSESLSRSQILSASPYVNGEETCGRTLSFFLQRDLAIESSEASMNDYNITTCRIQNIEEEILTLKEKIEVQNFSKRINKPISENVQSLKPHCLGARTLSKKRNPTGHMTGCIGSLNFTSQRKYANSLLKVFKSLHLLGSKKLKKKPRAPSLWSR